The DNA region TTCCCACCATAATTATAATAAGGTGAAAATAGCAATAGGGTTTACGTTTTTTTTAACGTTTAGTTTTTTTTCTGCCCACACTGCATTCTCTGAGGAAGCGGTTAGCAATTATCTTCCTTACGATAACCTGTTTAAAGGTTCGCAGCAGATTGAGACAAAAAGCAGCAGCGTGCCAGTTTCTTATGCCGCAGGAGAGGTCCAGGGCCTTGGCGCGTTAAGGGAGCAGGCCAGGTTATATAGGTCTCAGGGGATAGAGCTCCAGCGGGTTGGTAATTATGACCAGGCTCTGGGGTTGTATAAGAAGGCAATTGAACTCGATCCTTTATATGCCGTTCCATACAATGATATGGCTATAATATTCGAAATACAGGGCCTGAAAGATAAGGCAGAAGAATATTATCTTAAAGCCATTAAAGCGGACCAGTATTTCCTGAGCGCTTATTCTAATTTGGCTTTATTCTACGAAGGCAAGAGAGATCTCAATAAAGCAGTTTACTATTGGGGCAAAAGGGCAGAACTTGGCGATGTAAATGACCCCTGGACCCAGAGGGCAATCCAGCGCAGAAGCGACATACTAGCTTTGAATTCCGGCGTAACTTATGACCCGGAACAGGAAGAACGGATTGCTGACTTGATGAATGAGATCGAAGCCCGCAAGGATAATAAGAGTCTTTCCAAGTATTACTTTGAAAAAGCCAAGAAAATGCACGAAGGCGGAGACGATGTGGGGGCGTTGAAGAAAGGCATAGATGCTATGCAACTGGATGAATCTAACGCCGAGATCCGCGACTTCGTTGATAATATCCGTAGAACTTTGTTATCGGAATAGTTAACCACAAAAATTCTTTCCTACCGAGAAAATTGAATTCCTTGAATAAAATTAATGAAGGATAAGAAAATATACCTGGTTGATGCAACAGCTTTTTGTTATAGGGCTTTCTACGCGCTGAAAGACTTAAAGACATCCTTTGGCCTGCCGACTAATGCCATATATGGTTTTGTGAATATGCTCAACAAGCTGCTTAGCGAGCATAAGCCTGAGTACATTGGCGTATGTTTTGATGTTTCCAGGGATACTTTCAGGCAGAAGAAGTACGCAGAATATAAGATGCAGAGGCCTCCTATGCCTGACGGCCTGGCAGAGCAGATGGGTTATATCAAAGAGATCATAACTGCCAGCGGCATAAAGCTCATAGAAAAAGAAGGGTTCGAGGCTGATGATATAATCGCAACAATAACAAAGCGCGCAAGGCAGGCCGGTTTTTGCGTGGTTATTATCAGCTCAGATAAAGATATGCTTCAGCTTGTCGGAGAAGGGGTGGTGGTTATCAGCCCGCATAAAGACGGAGATATAGTATATGACCAGGATAAGGTAGTGGAGCGTTTTGGAGTAAAACCTTCTTCTATAATCGATATTATATCTTTGATGGGTGATGATGTTGATAATATACCCGGTGTAAAGGGTATAGGAGAAAAGACTGCCGTATCTTTAGTCAAGGTTTTCGGCTCAGCAGATGAATTAATATCAAGGGTGGATGAAGTAAAACAGGAGAAAATCAGGAGCAGCATCATCGATAATGCAGAAATTATCAGACTGAGCAGGGAGCTGGCCTTGCTTGACAGCAATGTTGATATTGATTTTAGCCTGCAGGATTTACGTCCTGTAGGTCCGGATAATAATGCGCTTGCCAGGCTATATAAACACCTTGAGTTTAAGAAATGGCTTAAAGATCTGGATAAGAATGAACCTGCTAATAATGAACATAAGCAGGAGGTTCTGGCGATACCAGACAGCCAGCTCAGCAGCATCATCAAGGGCGCCAACCTGCTCTATTTATCCGGGCAATCTTTTGATAGCCTTTATTTATCAACAGGAAAAGATTTTTTTAAAGTAAATAACCCGGGCCAGAACCTAAGAATCGTATTGCAGGACCCTTCGATCCTTAAAATAGGGCACAACCTCAAGAGACTTAAGTTCGTTTTAGCCAGGGAAAACGTTGATTTAAAAGGCCTATATTTTGACACCATGATAGCCGGGTATGTTTTAAACCCTGCTAAGGCCAACAATCTTATCAGCGATATTGCATTTGATTATCTGGATAGGCCGGTTAAATTCAACCCCGATGACGGAATAAGTTCCCTTGAATTAATAATTGAGTTAAAAGAGCTTCTGGAAGATGAGCTGAATAAAAAATCCCTAATCAATCTTTTTAAAGAAATAGAAATGCCTATGGCTGAAGTCCTGTCTGAGATGGAGATAGGCGGGATAAAAATAGATTCAAAATTGCTTAATGATATCTCCAAAGAACTGGAAAAAAGACTTATTGCCCTTGTTGATGATATCTATAAATTAAGCGGCACCCAGTTTAATATAAATTCACCAAAGCAGTTAAGGGATGTGCTCTTTGAAAGATTGAAACTTCCCGTCGTAAGGCGCAGTAAAACCGGGCCCTCGACAGATGAGGGGGTTTTAACGACCCTTGCTAAGAAACACGAACTTCCTGCCTTGCTTCTTGAATACAGGCAGCTGACTAAATTAAAGAATACCTATATCGATACACTGCCGAATCTTGTCAATAAAGACACAGGCATGCTGCATACTTCTTTTAATCAGACCCTGACTGAGACGGGCAGGCTCAGCTCCAGCAATCCAAACCTTCAGAACATACCGGTCAAGACTGAGATTGGCAGGCAGATAAGAAGGGCAGTGATTGCTTTTGATAAAGGCAGCAGGTTATTGTCCTGCGATTATTCACAGATAGAACTCAGGGTTTTGGCGCATTTATCCAAAGACGAAAACCTGATTAGCGCATTCAGAAATAATAAAGACATCCACAAAGCGACTGCTTCTTTGATTTATTCTGTAGAAGAGCCCCAGGTCCAGGATTATATGCGTGAGACAGCCAAAAGGGTAAATTTCGGCATAATTTACGGCCTCACATCTTTTGGATTATCGCGTGATCTTGACATATCCCAGGACGAGGCCCAGAGTTTTATCGACGCTTATTTCATAAGATTTCCCAAAGTCAAAGAGTATATAAATTCCCAGATAGATACAGCTCAAAAGAACGGGTTTGTCACTACTCTGCTTGGCAGGAGGAGGTACCTGCCTGATATAAGCAGCAAAAACCAATCTATAAGGCAGCTGGCGCAGCGCCAGGCAGTAAATACCCCTATACAGGGAAGCGCCTCCGACCTTATAAAATTAGCGATGATCAGGATACAAAAAGAAATATCTGCTGCCAGGTTAAAATCAAAGATGATCCTGCAGGTGCATGATGAACTGATTTTTAATGTCCCGAACGGAGAGATGGATGTTTTCTCTAAGATGGTAAAGAATGCCATGGAGCATGTGCTTGTTCTTGATGTCCCTATTACGGTAGATATGAAGTCAGGTTTAAACTGGCTGGATATGAAGGAGCTGAAATTAAATGATTGAGGTGTTGTATTGTTCTTCTGAAGTTGTCCCGTTTGCAAAAACAGGCGGCCTTGCCGATGTTTCTGGTGCGCTGCCTTTATCTTTAGAGAAACTCGGCGTAAAAGTAAATATCGTTATGCCTTTATATTCCTTGGTGGACAGGGCTAAATTCAAGCTCTCCAAAGCAGGAAATGCAACTTATAAGGCAGTTATCGGCAGCAGGATTAATATATTTTTTATAGAGAATAAGGCTTTCTTTGACAGACCGTCTTTATATACGGATTCCAACGGTGATTATAAGGATAACCTTGAAAGGTTTTCCTATTATTGCAATAGGTCGCTTGCGCTGATTAAAGAATTTAGCCTTAAGCCGGATGTTATCCACTGCAATGATTGGCAGACATGCCTGATACCGGTTTATCTAAAGGCAAATTATTCAAAAGACCCTTATTATAAAAATATAAAGACACTTTTAACGCTTCATAACCTTGGTTACCAGGGGATTTTTCCTAAAGAAGAATATCCCAAACTTGGATTAGATAATTCATTTTTCAGCGTTGATGGATTGGAATTTTACGGCAAGGTGAATTTGCTTAAGGCGGGCATAAGGTTTTGCGATATTATTAATACCGTCAGCCCGAGGTACAGCCGGGATATACAGACTTCGGAGTTTGGTTTCGGGCTTGAAGGATTATTGAAGGAGCGTTCCGACAGGCTTTATGGAATATTAAACGGCATAGATTATTCTATATGGGATCCCCGGAAAGACGATTTTATCGCCAGGAAATTTTCACCGGAAGACGTGCATTTAAAAACAGTAAATAAAAATGACCTGCAGAAAGTC from Candidatus Omnitrophota bacterium includes:
- the polA gene encoding DNA polymerase I, encoding MKDKKIYLVDATAFCYRAFYALKDLKTSFGLPTNAIYGFVNMLNKLLSEHKPEYIGVCFDVSRDTFRQKKYAEYKMQRPPMPDGLAEQMGYIKEIITASGIKLIEKEGFEADDIIATITKRARQAGFCVVIISSDKDMLQLVGEGVVVISPHKDGDIVYDQDKVVERFGVKPSSIIDIISLMGDDVDNIPGVKGIGEKTAVSLVKVFGSADELISRVDEVKQEKIRSSIIDNAEIIRLSRELALLDSNVDIDFSLQDLRPVGPDNNALARLYKHLEFKKWLKDLDKNEPANNEHKQEVLAIPDSQLSSIIKGANLLYLSGQSFDSLYLSTGKDFFKVNNPGQNLRIVLQDPSILKIGHNLKRLKFVLARENVDLKGLYFDTMIAGYVLNPAKANNLISDIAFDYLDRPVKFNPDDGISSLELIIELKELLEDELNKKSLINLFKEIEMPMAEVLSEMEIGGIKIDSKLLNDISKELEKRLIALVDDIYKLSGTQFNINSPKQLRDVLFERLKLPVVRRSKTGPSTDEGVLTTLAKKHELPALLLEYRQLTKLKNTYIDTLPNLVNKDTGMLHTSFNQTLTETGRLSSSNPNLQNIPVKTEIGRQIRRAVIAFDKGSRLLSCDYSQIELRVLAHLSKDENLISAFRNNKDIHKATASLIYSVEEPQVQDYMRETAKRVNFGIIYGLTSFGLSRDLDISQDEAQSFIDAYFIRFPKVKEYINSQIDTAQKNGFVTTLLGRRRYLPDISSKNQSIRQLAQRQAVNTPIQGSASDLIKLAMIRIQKEISAARLKSKMILQVHDELIFNVPNGEMDVFSKMVKNAMEHVLVLDVPITVDMKSGLNWLDMKELKLND
- a CDS encoding tetratricopeptide repeat protein, translated to MPNHSHHNYNKVKIAIGFTFFLTFSFFSAHTAFSEEAVSNYLPYDNLFKGSQQIETKSSSVPVSYAAGEVQGLGALREQARLYRSQGIELQRVGNYDQALGLYKKAIELDPLYAVPYNDMAIIFEIQGLKDKAEEYYLKAIKADQYFLSAYSNLALFYEGKRDLNKAVYYWGKRAELGDVNDPWTQRAIQRRSDILALNSGVTYDPEQEERIADLMNEIEARKDNKSLSKYYFEKAKKMHEGGDDVGALKKGIDAMQLDESNAEIRDFVDNIRRTLLSE
- a CDS encoding glycogen synthase, with the protein product MIEVLYCSSEVVPFAKTGGLADVSGALPLSLEKLGVKVNIVMPLYSLVDRAKFKLSKAGNATYKAVIGSRINIFFIENKAFFDRPSLYTDSNGDYKDNLERFSYYCNRSLALIKEFSLKPDVIHCNDWQTCLIPVYLKANYSKDPYYKNIKTLLTLHNLGYQGIFPKEEYPKLGLDNSFFSVDGLEFYGKVNLLKAGIRFCDIINTVSPRYSRDIQTSEFGFGLEGLLKERSDRLYGILNGIDYSIWDPRKDDFIARKFSPEDVHLKTVNKNDLQKVCSLPQKDVPVVGMVSRIVEHKGFDIICEAIDKICSLPLQVVILGKGEDRYEKLLKAAAKKYPGKISVNFAFDDLLAHKIYAGADMFLMPSQYEPCGLGQMISLKYGSIPIVFNTGGLADSVNEDNGFVFYKYGCNPLAETVKKALAVYTDKKEWAKLVVNAMEADFSWERSARQYIKLYEKAKEI